The Synechococcales cyanobacterium T60_A2020_003 genome segment TGAAATTTACCATGCCTCTCCCGCCCGCAACCCCTCTTTCATGCAACAACGCCCATCTAAACAGGAAAACGCATCCGCTAACGGTGTCGTGGCGATCGCAAAACAGGGCGGATGCAAAAGCGAAGAAGTCGGGCTGCTTTCCATATATTGCTGTGTCAACGACTCCCATATTTTGCTCTAGAGAGATGGAGGTGCAAACTCCTAAATCCGGACTTATCTTTATGCTTTCATCTTAAAACTCAGAGTATGAAAATGCTTGAGTAGTTGTCCGAGTTTTTGAAAGTCAGGTGCTATGACAAAGCCTGCAAAATACGCACATTTTATTTACGGGATCTAAGTGTCCCGTGGCAACCACCAATCCTCATCTTGATTTGTACCGAGTCAGCGAGCTACAGGGAAGGTCTGGTCTGAGTTCTCTTAAGCTTAACAATCAGGACTTATACCAATTTCAAAAATTCTAGCTACAGATGAAAGGCTGACATCCCTGATGGTGCAACGCATTCATAACTCAAAACTGAGCATTTCTCCTGCGGAGACGCTGCGCGAACAAAACTCAGAATTGGTATTACGCACTACGTGCGGCGCCCTGAGTCTTTTAGGCGATTTTGCGGGGAGCATCCCAATTTTGTACGGGTAGTGCGAGCGTCCCGCTCGCGGGCAAGATGCCCGCACTCCAGACATTGATAAATTTGCAAATGTGGGATGCTCCCATTTTGCGCGGGTTACACCCGCGCAAAATCGCCCAATTGCGTAAGTCCTGTTGGAATCAGAAGTTCTCCAGTCAGACTAAAAGCGCGAACCTCAGTGACGTGAACCTGCACAAGCTGTCCCTTTAGATCTTCTATCTTGCCGTTGCAAAAGGTTAAGCGATTTGTCCGGGTGCGTCCCATCACCTGGTTGGGATCCTTAGGATTTTGATCTTCCACTAGGATTTCCTCTACTCGTCCCTGGTAGCGCTGCGATCGCTCTGCCGCCTTCACTGCAACCAGATGATTAATCTGTTGAAGGCGATCGCTCTTCACCTCTTCTGAAAGTTGGTTCTCCCACAAAGCCGCAGGCGTGCCCGGTCGGGGCGAATAGGCAGCCGTGTTAAGTTGATCAAACCCAATGTCTTCAACGAGTTTCAGCGTATTTTGAAACTGAGCATCTGTTTCTCCTGGAAAACCTACGATCGCATCAGCACTAATCGACGCATCGGGCATATACTCCCGCACCTTATCGATAATGCGACGATAGCGCTCATGGGTGTAGCCTCGTGCCATCGCCTTCAGAATCTCGTTATCCCCAGACTGGAACGGGATATGGAAGTGTTCGCACACCTTAGGCAACTCAGCGCAGGCCCGAATCAAACGCTCCGTAAAGTAGCGGGGATGGCTGGTGGCAAAGCGAATTCGCTCAACGCCGGGAACGTCATGGATAAAGTAGAGTAAATCGGTCAGCGTATGCAGATGGCGTCCTTCGGCAGTGCTTCCGGGAAGATCTCGACCGTAGGCATC includes the following:
- the miaB gene encoding tRNA (N6-isopentenyl adenosine(37)-C2)-methylthiotransferase MiaB, whose protein sequence is MTASPRRYHITTFGCQMNKADSERMAGILEDMGFAWSDTPDDADLILYNTCTIRDNAEQKVYSYLGRQAKRKHEQPDLTLVVAGCVAQQEGESLLRRVPELDLVMGPQHANRLQDLLEQVFDGNQVVATEPVHIFEDITKARRDSTVTAWVNVIYGCNERCTYCVVPGVRGVEQSRTPDAIRAEVEELGRQGYKEITLLGQNIDAYGRDLPGSTAEGRHLHTLTDLLYFIHDVPGVERIRFATSHPRYFTERLIRACAELPKVCEHFHIPFQSGDNEILKAMARGYTHERYRRIIDKVREYMPDASISADAIVGFPGETDAQFQNTLKLVEDIGFDQLNTAAYSPRPGTPAALWENQLSEEVKSDRLQQINHLVAVKAAERSQRYQGRVEEILVEDQNPKDPNQVMGRTRTNRLTFCNGKIEDLKGQLVQVHVTEVRAFSLTGELLIPTGLTQLGDFARV